In Nyctibius grandis isolate bNycGra1 chromosome 6, bNycGra1.pri, whole genome shotgun sequence, a single genomic region encodes these proteins:
- the SMOX gene encoding spermine oxidase isoform X2, with amino-acid sequence MQSCEISGDSTDDPLSSGLRRKRQPRIVVIGAGLAGLSAAKALLESGFTDVTILEATDRIGGRVQSVKLGHATFELGATWIHGSHGNPVYHLAEDNGLLEETTDDERSVGRISLYSKNGVAYHLTNNGQRIPKDVVEEFSDLYNEVYNLTQEFFQRGKPVNAESQNSVGVFTRDVVRKRVKADPDDTEAVKRLKLAMIQQYLKVESCESSSHSMDEVSLSEFGEWTEIPGAHHIIPCGFIKIVEILARSIPESVIQLRKPVKCIHWNQSVSKEIERVADHNSDLPEEDKGSNVFVECEDCEFIPADHVIVTVSLGVLKKRHESLFHPRLPEEKVMAIEKLGINTTDKIFLEFEEPFWSSECNSIQFVWEDEAESESLTYPEELWYKKICSFDVLYPPERYGYVLSGWICGEEALIMEKCDDETVAETCTEMLRKFTG; translated from the exons ATGCAAAGTTGTGAAATATCTGGAGACAGCACGGATGATCCTCTTAGTAGTGGCCTACGGAGAAAGCGACAGCCTCGAATAGTAGTTATTGGTGCTGGGCTTGCAGGCCTGTCCGCAGCAAAAGCGCTCTTGGAAAGCGGTTTCACGGATGTAACTATCCTTGAGGCGACTGACCGAATCGGAGGCCGCGTGCAAAGTGTGAAACTTG GGCACGCCACTTTTGAACTGGGAGCTACGTGGATTCATGGTTCACATGGAAACCCAGTCTATCATCTAGCAGAAGACAATGGTTTACTTGAAGAGACTACTGATGATGAGAGAAGTGTTGGAAGGATCAGCCTTTACTCCAAGAATGGGGTGGCTTATCATCTTACCAACAATGGGCAAAGGATCCCGAAAGATGTGGTTGAAGAATTCAGTGATTTATACAACGAG GTCTATAACCTGACTCAGGAGTTCTTCCAACGAGGTAAACCAGTCAATGCTGAAAGCCAGAATAGTGTGGGCGTCTTTACACGGGACGTAGTGCGCAAACGTGTCAAGGCCGATCCGGATGACACAGAGGCCGTCAAGAGGCTGAAACTAGCCATGATCCAGCAGTACCTTAAG GTAGAGAGTTGTGAGAGCAGCTCCCACAGCATGGATGAAGTCTCGCTCAGTGAATTTGGGGAATGGACCGAAATCCCCGGGGCTCACCACATCATTCCTTGCGGTTTCATTAAAATCGTGGAGATTTTGGCCCGCTCCATTCCCGAGTCTGTCATTCAGCTCCGCAAGCCGGTCAAGTGCATCCACTGGAACCAGTCGGTCAGCAAGGAGATTGAGAGGGTGGCTGACCACAACAGTGACCTCCCCGAGGAGGACAAGGGCTCCAATGTCTTCGTAGAGTGCGAGGACTGTGAGTTCATCCCAGCTGACCATGTCATTGTGACTGTGTCCCTGGGAGTCTTGAAGAAACGCCACGAGAGCCTTTTTCATCCCCGCTTGCCCGAGGAGAAGGTGATGGCCATTGAGAAACTAGGAATCAATACAACTGACAAGATTTTCCTGGAGTTCGAAGAGCCATTCTGGAGCTCTGAATGCAACAGCATCCAGTTTGTTTGGGAAGATGAGGCAGAAAGTGAGAGCTTGACTTACCCTGAGGAGCTGTGGTACAAGAAGATTTGCAGCTTTGATGTACTGTACCCACCAGAGAGGTACGGCTATGTCCTGAGTGGCTGGATCTGTGGAGAAGAGGCTTTGATTATGGAGAAGTGTGATGATGAAACGGTGGCAGAAACCTGTACCGAAATGCTACGTAAATTTACAGGTTAG